Part of the Spinacia oleracea cultivar Varoflay chromosome 5, BTI_SOV_V1, whole genome shotgun sequence genome, AGAGATGTCGATCTTCTTATCACGAACATAGGAGAAAACCTGTTCAAACTCCTGCGCTAGTTCATGAACCTTGGCTAAAGGAGTCTTCATCAACTTGTCCTTTATTTCATTAATCATCAAGCTTGCAGCATATCGGTCCGCCCTGTTGGTCGCCTTAGTGATCATGTCTTGAGCATTAAAAGAAGGAGACTCGGTCGAAGCAGTAGAAACACTTGTGGTTGGCGCAGTATCAATGACAACATCATCAATGAACTGTTGTTCAGGAAGGGAGACAAATGTATTCTCGCAAGCAGTAAGCTCTACTGCTATGTTCGCATCGCTTTGAAGATTCTGAAAAGTGAAAAATAAAGGGGATTAAAATAGTAATTAAAAAGAAAACGAGAATGTCAAAGTAAAGAAATGAACCTCTATCTCTTCAGGCGATAGCTCAGGGCCATAATCTTCAGCGAAAATATCATCCAGAATTGTAGGTTCACCTGCGTGTTCGTCATCGGAAGGTTCATTTTCGTCATTGGAAGGTTCATTACTTACAACTCTGCTTGCTAGTCTTCTACTCTCGTCCCTGCATTTCGAAGATGTTTCCTTGGGCGGACAGGATATCGTGGAACTTTTAGGCAATCTGACTCTAACTTTGCGAGGTGCAGCCGAAGTCTTGGCAGCTTTGTCTTTTGGTGAAGTGTTAAGATCATCGCCCTTTCTCTCCTTTCTCTTCTTAGACCTGACATTTGTTAGACTAGGAGTTCTTGAAGCATAAGCCGCATTTAAAGAAACGACCGAATTCCACCATGTTGTGAAGCTTGGAGTGACTCGAGATTGGGCATTAAACGTGCGGCAAGGGACCAAAAAAGTAGCCCTAGTATGCAGACGAATGCTGGACTGAAAAAGATAGTACATATGCTCTCGGGTGATGTTTTGTGTCTGGACTACTAATTCGCCTGGCACATCTTGGTGAAATCCGAATTGCCGACCGAATCGATGAGGACTGTATGGCTCAACCACGTAGTTGTTGTCGAACCTCAAGGTCAGAAAACAGGACCGCATGCTAATGAAGAAGTTTGCGAATTGCTTTGGTTGATGGTTGTCATCTTCACGCTTCTCATCTGAATTACCACAAATTGAGTTAGCAAGCCAATTGAAATCCTTACCCGAAGAAACTAGCGATTTAGCATCTGGAGACTTTATGACAGAGTCAAGGCCTTGAATTCCAACCAGGGGAGCACCAACAAAATCGTAGGTGACGACGTGATGACTTATTGTTGCTACTGCTACTTCCCCATCCTCTCCAACTAATTCCGGCCACACGTTCTTTCCTACGCCGAAACCCTTAACAGGTCCTGTACAGTGTACACGTGAAAATAAAAGTAGAAATATTATTCAGCGTTACAAAAATATATTACGTATGCATAATGTTATATTACATCCGTTTTAAAATTATCTTTACAGTTACTCtgtactatttgcacaaatattaagaaaaaataggaaaaatgtataaaaagttgggtgaataaaattaaatatggaTACATAAAGAGAAAtatgtactccgtaataaattgggtgaatgaaaaaaaaattgaataaagtaagagaagtTGACTGAAAGAGCTGTAAATGTTGTGAGGTAAGAAGAATAAAATAGTTGTAATTTTTTatgtcaaaaataaataaaacacaaTTTGCAATGTAAATAACTGTATGAAATGGATTAAAACGGAAAATATAAAActtattttgaaacggaggtggTACCGTGGTACTTACCAAATTGATTGACACGGGTATGAATAACGAATTCAAATTGTTAAAGCATATTTTACCTGAACATGAAATCGGGGGGGATTTGCATTCGCCTTCTTGTTCCATTTTAAGAAAAAATACCTATAATATTTGTCTCTAAAATCTTCATTTCCTAGCTTTATAAGTAGACATGTTAATCAACCTatgatttttaaaaaataaataaatttgtgGCTTTTCGTTAGTTTTATGAGGCCAAATTCGTAGAAGTTTAATTAGTTGGGTTCTTTCAATTATTAGATAGACGAATCAGTGGCGGatctagaaaataaaaaatgaggGTCCAAAAAATTTTAAGTGGGGTAAATAGGATTTTTAATTTGTGGGTTTATTAACTATAGAAAGTTAGAAACTCAAAGCTTGGTTCAAATTACAACTACAATTTAGATCGATTaccttttaaaagaaaaaaagaaacgaGTGTATACAACGAGTTTTATGCTTGTAAAGAATTTTGTTTTGTTACAATTGTTCTTGAACACTAATGAAAAATAGTTCAAATCTTCTTCTAACGAACTAATTGggtattacggagtataaaattAGGACTCTAGaagaattcaaaaaataaaaatacagtaCTACAAACCATGAAAAGATCAATGATGGGTAAAAGACAAAGATATAAAGACATAAAAGAAAAAGGGTAAGAAACCATTAAAGATGAAGACAACTTCAAGGGCaagtaaaaagtaaaataatagaaactttttaaaaaatacccTGTGTAGATTGGAACACAAGATCTCCCATGCAAATTAAATGTTTTGGGCGGACTCCAATAACCACTGGGCTACTTCAGTTTTTCGTATTGTTAGGCGTACATTAAGAAATAAGTATATATGTGCAGTTTATCAGTTTTTATCGAAAAATAACGGGGGTCCCTTTGATCTCCACAAGGACTATGTAGGTCCGTCACTGAGACGAACATTCATATGGACAGCTTGGTGGTGTACACCAGTTTAATATGTTAGTTGACATATTGCGAATAAATAGGTTACTCTATCATTTGCTCAAACTCTCATCTATTaataactagattagatcccgtgcacgcacggatttttataaatttttttcacaaaatatttaactgaatatctcccaaactaATGCATAGTcctaacatttttaacatactcgtttaaatttattcacctaatatgcatatttaaaatgctaatatagTAATTTGACCAAATTTTTGAGTGATATATATTCCATTACTAATACAATGATTTGACTAAAAtgttaccaatttagaataataattattacgtcgtatcaaTTATTgctataatttataaactaaattttgtttccatacctaaataatttataaaaaaagggtgagaataaaaataaaataaaacagatacactttttgggaaagtggtttttggtgggaaaaaatcgcaccaggaattgacacgtgtcattcctggtgtctcttttagtatatagtaataataGATATCATCCTTATTGCTCTTATTGTTCTTATCGCATTTTTATTGTTCTTGTGTTATCTTGATTGTTCGGATATATACTTAGCACCATCTCTTGACGAATTCGAGCCTAGGCAAAATTTGTCCAAAACTGGGTACATAGAAGTTTAAAACGCTTACGTACAATCGAGTTCAACATATACAGAGCAAAAACATAAATGTTATtactctttttattttatttcaacaTAACATAATCGCACTAGCTAGTCATTACACATATTTATTCATTACTCCGTACTTCAATTTTATGTGTACGCATTACTTTGCTTGCTTAACCGGCCATTGGAGGACGAATGACAATTCCATCAGAATCAACAATGACAAAGACACGGTAGCAGTTGTAGTTGAGTGGGATCCAAGATTTATCCCAAACAATGGGATCAACACGAGGGTTTTCTTCCTTAATGATTTTTGCTGCTTCTTCTCCCTTCATCCCTTCAAGCTCTGGCCAGCTAAGTTTCCCTGCAAAATTCATTAATTATTTGGAGGAGAGTTTAAATAATCGTTGCATATAACAAAATGCATACGGAGTATTTGCATTTAACAATTTAAAATCACTTTTTTACAGTTTAAAAACACGTACATTTTTCAGACTATAATGACCACCTAAGAGGAGAGCAACCAACAACAATTTACATATCCCCAAATCTTTTGTGCTAAAAattgagaaccctaatttaTTCAAGTATAGGTATAAATTCAATTTTATCCCTTTTGATAATTTCATGTAGCGTAGTACTTGCTTTTAAATAGGAAAAATGTGTTTTTAAACCATAAAAACAAGCTTTTAAAGTTTAAACTACACAAATAATGTGTTTTTAAGGGGTTAAAAATACAGAACGGTGTCGTTTTGACCCATTTGCATCTAGGTCTATATACATACATCCGGTTGTAGATTCTAATTTGCGTTATATTGCCAGAACAACAATATAATGGGAAAAAAGAAGAAGTTGAATTTACAAAAGTTAAGCACTTAATTAAGCGTAGTAAACACTAACCAGATGGGCATAAATCTGATTCCATCTCTTGATTTCTCTTTGAATTGTTTAGTGTAACTCAAAGTTTCAAGATTATTTGTAACGTTTGGTGGTTGGTTATGTTGATGCAATAAAAATTGTGTTCATTTTATAGACGAGTGACTCACTAATACGTACGATGAAATAGCTACCAATCACTGCTTTCAATGACAAAATTGTTTTGGCATCTAAAATTAATATTGCAACCCAAAAACGTGGGATAAAAATTGTATGGCCTGAATGAGATTGGGATAAAACTCAGTTGgagttttttgattttttttttgtttatttatattatttttattttttaaactaGGGACCAGTATTCTATTCAATTCTCCAACCTTACCGGccatgaaattaatattttatctcTTCGAGTAACACCAGCATAAAAAGTCAAGTAATTAACACCAGTCAACGATATTTTGACTTTTACGTTTGTCAATATACATTTTTTAACATATATTAATATCTTGAATTGCATGTAGTTCAAATTATGAAGtttgatattgttaaaatatACATCGAGATGAATCTAATAAGTTCTTGGTAGAGCGGTAGAGTAGTCATTATTATATAGTGAGTTTTTGTTGTTGGGAAATATCCAAGATTGATAGAATAGAGATAAAATTAGTGGTTTAAATATTTAGATTACCTTTTATGTTTGAGTTGGAGTGGGCCTACTAATTGGGCTAAATTGTGCTATGGGCTTGGGGGTGCTTGTGGTTAGTTTATTAATATAGTTACTTCTTTTGCCCCTTAATACTCGGTCCgctttgactttttgcactattcatataattcactttgaccctattttatttctagtatatgaaaacaaatgttcttatataatatattgttggattcatcttaatatatattttcaaaatattaataattttataagttttaataatatgtagttaaaaataggtcgagtattaagggacgaagggaatctaatatacatattataaaggaggcatatttgctgaactattagagcgccccacctaggattactaatggtttcgaccaatgaaaaataagatttctaatttatttttgaattaaaaaaatcgagtgccacatagataattaattaggtgccacgtagatatttaaattaattaattaattacaaatatatacaattccatccaaaatcaaacgctctaataattaaaaaataaatctaaaataaaattcatccaaaatcaaacactaatttaaaataaaattcaatccaaaatcaaacattaatccaatattagagcgccacataggaaatctaatggtttcagccaatgaaaaataagacttcaaaattattttgaattaaaaagtcgaattccacgtagataaataattaggtgccatgtaaatatttttattaaataattattaatatttcttatatacaatttcatccaaaatcaaacactataataaataaaaaataaatctaaaatgaaattcaatccaaaatttttaaaaaatcaatttaatctaatatataaaatatagcagttgatatatgtaggatttttattttaacgtaacaatttaatagaaaccgtgcatcgcacgggctaaagtcTAGTACATATTAGTAATCAAATATTACATTTTTTTGTTAATCACGTAATTAGacgcttttttttttgtaggggAACATAATTAGAGGTTTATTAACGTTCTTCTAATCCTACTTTTCTTTCGTTTCAAGTCATTTAATTTTTTCTGGGTGTTAATATTTCTGACTCTTCTCATCAAACATATCTTTTTTTCTCTGAAAAACTGATTTACATTTATAAGGAGATTATtgttttgcaacaattaattcagATTTAGGGAAATCTTAGAAGTAAGCTATCCGGTAACCCACTGTAGGCATTAAAAATATGAAGAATGCCACATCATCATTTTTTGTCCCGAAAAAGTCAAATGTTGACTTCTATTATTAAATGTCAGATAAATTGtttaatttgggttataaaccaAATAGGCCCATTTTTAATAAATGACGTTCATTTAATAGGAGTGGGTTATTTAAATGAGCTTAAGTAAAGAGGCCCATTTATCCACAAAAggaaaaccctaaacctaagaaGAGGATATAAAAAGTTCTCTCCAAGTCATTTGGCAGACAGACTGAACGTAGTATACAAAAACCTACTACTCTCCAGAAAAAACCCGAAGACGGCTTCCAAGCACACAAGTCTGACATCAAATCTcggtggaagaagaacaacaagcacAAACGCCGTTCTACCTTCAAACCACAAATTCTTGCTGTTGTAGAGATCGAATCAGTGGATAAACattagagattgtacccaaatacaaaatcaataaaaatatattttgttcaCATTATTTTGATTCTGTTATTTTTGCAGACTCgtaaatttgtgtttacaaatTGGCACGCTCGGTGGGACCACTCTACCACTCATCTCCTtctctacaaaaaaaaaaatcaatctacCAACGAAGATGGCTGCTCAACAAACCGTTTCCATGTCCGATGCTGAGAAGGCCGCTATGGTGAAACAAAGGGCGGCAGAATTGGCTGAGATGATGAAAGGGCGTGACGAGGGTATACGCACCAGAGGAATGAAGAACGCTGATCTGAATGAGGCTGCTTCGAGTCTGCGTTCGGCTCCTATCACCACCAAAACAAGGAGAAAGAGCCATGTCCGTGCTTCCTCCGACGTGTCCCCGAATCCGTATTACCGCAAATCCCGCAACATCCCTGTTTTCGGGTCCTTTCCTGCTGAAGGTGCACGATTCCTTATGCCCGGTGAAGAAGATATGCGTCCTCACCAAAAGCCTGACAGGCTGGTCATCCACACTAGTCCTTTGTTCGATCCTTTCTATGTAGAAAGCGATGCAAAGAGTAGTACCGGGTCTTCTCCAACGTCACCCCTCAAAGTATCAGATTGTGAAGAATCGGTCCAGTCCCTACAGACCGACATTGCGGAGGTGATGGCGATCGAATCAAAGACCGTTGAGGAGCAGCTTGCCGAAATGAAGGGCATGATCGTGAAGCTCATGAAGGATGGCGAGGAGAAAGACGAGGAAATCAAGAAGCAGAATGAGAGGATTTCCTCCTTAACCAAAAAGCTCAAGAAACAGGAAGAGAGCGCAGACGAAGAGAACGACGACTCTGAAGGGAGTACGACTTCAAAATCTACCACAAAGGGTGAAAAACCCGACGACACATTCACCATGAAAaagatccaggacatgataacAAATGCGGTGAAGAATCATATCGTCGGAAGCTCCGGCCCTAGTCATCTTTATGAGAAGCCGTACACGAAGAGAATCGATCACTTAAGGATGCCCGTCGGTTATCAACCTCCGAAGTTCCAGCAGTTTGACGGAAAGGGGAACCCCAAGCAGCATGTAGCCCACTTCATCGAAACGTGCAACAACGCTGGCACATCGGGGGATTTACTCGTCAAACAGTTCGTCCGTTCTCTAAAGGACACGGCATTCGACTGGTACACGGACCTTCCTGCAGAAGCCATCGACAGTTGGGCAGAAATGGAGGAAGAATTCAAGGCCAGGTTCTACAGTACACGACGTGTCGTCAGCATGATTGAATTGACAAAGACGACACAGTGGGAGAATGAGCCTGTTGTAGATTACATCAACCGGTGGCGCACTCTAAGCCTGGAATGCAAGGACCGTCTGACGGAGACCTCTGCTATTGCAATGTGCATCCAAGGTATGAACTGGGATTTGCTGTACATTTTGCAGGGCATAAAACCAAGATCCTTTCAAGATTTGGCTACCCGTGCTCATGACATGGAGATCAGTATCACCAATAATCGTGGAGGAAGTTCTTCAAGTTTCAAGAAGGAAAAGAAGGACTTCAAGAAGCCTGAGAAATACGTGAAAGATTCAACCAAGGAGTCATTTGCCGTtgccactagctctgcccctgTAAAAATTTCGGCGAAGCCTAAAACTGAACAGAAGAAAGGGCCATTTACAAAAGATGCTCGGAGAGATAAGCCAACGCTTAAAGAACTCCAAGCAAAGAAGTATCCATTTCCAGATTCAGACTTGGCCGGCATGTTGGACGATTTGTTGGAGAAGAAGGTCATAAGCTTGCCTGAGTCCAAGCGCCCTGATCAAATGGGAAGGACATCTGACCCAAACTTTTGCCCTTACCATCGAATAGTGAGCCATCCTATCGAAAAGTGCATCACTCTCAAGGAGAGAATCATGCAACTTGCAACAGAAGGGAGGATTGTGCTAGATCTGGATGAAGCGGCGGAGTCCCATCATGCTTCAGTCATCCAGTTTGGAAGTTTGGATCCCATTTTGATAATAGATCCCGTCAAGAATTCTGCGTCCACCCCTCTACCTCGCAAGGAAGATGAGGAAGGATGGACATTAGTGACgagaaggaagaagagaaaGCAAACGAAGCTAGAAGAGCAACCTCCTCTTCGTCAAAAGCAACACCAGAAAAGAAACAAATCCAAAAGTTCGCATGTCACGAGAAACAAAGGTCTCGTGAAAAAGAAGAGCACCTCGCGCGACAGTTTTCCCACAAAGGAGGTACGAAAGCATGTCACATTAAATGATTTCCTTCCGCAGGAATACCTCGGCGAAATTTCTGTCAACACAGTGACCTGTAGCGTGgcggaagaagaagagaaagaagagaaaagTCTAGTCTCTGAAGGGCTAAACCATGAAAGAGACCCTGAAAGAGATGCAAAGATTCTGGCGTTGTTAGGTACAGTCCCTTCTCGAATGGGTTGGCGCCAAGCTTTATCCCTACCCGAAGAAATGAGGTTCGCCCTTGCACGTGCCATAGAAAATCCGACGCAATATACATCGAAGGAAAATATTGAGCAAGGGATCTACGAAAATCACCCTGAGCGTTGTGCTGCATGCAGTGCGGCCTTGGCATTCACAGACGAAGACCTTATGTTGGGTTCAAAGCCTCACAACAGACCTCTCTTTGTATGTGGATACATCCGCAAGAAAAAGATCAACCGCATCTTGGTAGACGGAGGTTCCGCAGTGAACATAATGCCGAAGTCCACCATGACGAAGTTGGGAATCACCGAAAGTGAGTTGACCGAAAGTCGATTGATGATCCAAGGATTCAATCTAGGCGGGCAACGAGCCATCGGTATGATAAGAGTTGATCTGACTATCGGAGAAATGACTGCAACAACGATTTTTCATGTCATTGATTCGAATACTTCATATCGCCTATTGCTAGGCCGACCTTGGATGCACGAAAATGGAGTAGTAGCCTCAACCTTGCATCAATGCTTCAAATATTACAGAAACGGTGAAAGAAAGGTGAATGCGGACGTGAAGCCATTCTCTGAAGTAGAGTCTCATTTTGCCGATGCGAAATTCTATGCCAGCCAAGGAGAGCCTGTTGAAGTAATGCCCACGGAAATTGCATCGACTGGAAAAGTCATGCCGAAGAAGTTGCAATCAAGGGTTACAGAAGAGAAGCCTTCAAGGAATGTTCTGGAGCCGTCACATGAAACAGTTGATGAGAAGAAAAGCAAGGAGATTCTTTCgcaaagagttgaagaaaatcCTAGAGAAGCAGTGCCAGTGCTACGTTACATCCCCATGTCGCGTCGCAAAGAAGGTCAGTCTCCGTTTATGAATTGTGGAGCAGAAACAACTTCAAAAAAGGTCAAGGACATGCCGCAAGAATTTGATAAAAGCATGACATTGCCGGTCCATAAGATCAGTGACCCGAAGATATTGACTTCTCCTACTCCAAACTCCACGAAGTCGCCAGAAACACCTAGCTCAAGGAAAGATGGCTTCGATCCAGTTGCATACAAGTTAATGGAAAATTCTGGTTATGATTTCTCTAACCCAAAACCCATGGGAAAGCTCGTTGAAGATAAGTCATACGGCCTCAATAAAACTCAGCAAAAACTTCAGCAACAAGGTGAACGTGTTTGGGTGAAAAAGGTTGGTTTGGGATTCAAGGAGTCTAAGCCAATTATCATCTCAGGACGACGGAGGTCAATGCAAGCATCACAGTACATTGGAGTTCAGGAAATGGAAGAAAGTGTGGATGAGAATTTTGAGCCAGTCCAGAAAGAATCGGTTTTTGATAGGATACATCCGTCTTCAGCTAAAGCACGGTCCTCCGTCTTTGATAGGCTCGACGGTCCGGTAAACTCTCCAACACCAAGTCGAGTCTTTGATAGATTGGGAGATCATTCCGGGAAAGCACATAAGAGCCCGAATGCAAAAGATGTCTTCGCAAGATTGGGAAAAGTCACTGGCAAACCCAC contains:
- the LOC110780777 gene encoding uncharacterized protein gives rise to the protein MEQEGECKSPPISCSGPVKGFGVGKNVWPELVGEDGEVAVATISHHVVTYDFVGAPLVGIQGLDSVIKSPDAKSLVSSGKDFNWLANSICGNSDEKREDDNHQPKQFANFFISMRSCFLTLRFDNNYVVEPYSPHRFGRQFGFHQDVPGELVVQTQNITREHMYYLFQSSIRLHTRATFLVPCRTFNAQSRVTPSFTTWWNSVVSLNAAYASRTPSLTNVRSKKRKERKGDDLNTSPKDKAAKTSAAPRKVRVRLPKSSTISCPPKETSSKCRDESRRLASRVVSNEPSNDENEPSDDEHAGEPTILDDIFAEDYGPELSPEEIENLQSDANIAVELTACENTFVSLPEQQFIDDVVIDTAPTTSVSTASTESPSFNAQDMITKATNRADRYAASLMINEIKDKLMKTPLAKVHELAQEFEQVFSYVRDKKIDISAIESFIKGYIGCGSQLHHVRLGKQGDPTLNDLEQRSLEIETSVQTTTIAGKAEEERMQALHKEIDQIQQEQAEHKRKLNDLAERADRLLPLISESEEKFQGYVIQKKEQENSLLIMKENIVAAKEVEAKLAEAEKQFGVARDALQAFKFEP